Proteins encoded by one window of Nocardia goodfellowii:
- a CDS encoding branched-chain amino acid ABC transporter permease, whose protein sequence is MTSTALAEGVQILGGSIDFNYNGVIDNFWQLTVDGVTYGAIYALVAVGYTLVYGVLRLINFAHSEVFMLGLFGQLIGLMILGFSPAPDVYSQGAALTIVFLVGAGLIGALVSGGAAVGLERVAYRPLRRRGAKPLSFLITAIGMSFVLQEFVHFILPKMKLPESAGPIGSTALGGTNAQQGVQLVEQTDLFDFGGASVTNIMIIIVLAAVVLAIGTEYLINQTKFGRGIRAVAQDPDTATLMGVSRERVIMLTFLIGGLLAGAAALLYTIKIPNGIIYSGGFILGIKAFSAAVLGGIGNLRGALLGGLILGVVEQYGQLFFGTQWRDVVAFVVLVLVLMVRPTGILGESLGRARA, encoded by the coding sequence ATGACATCAACAGCATTGGCCGAGGGAGTACAAATCCTCGGCGGATCGATCGACTTCAATTACAACGGGGTCATCGACAACTTCTGGCAACTGACCGTTGACGGAGTGACCTACGGCGCTATCTACGCTCTGGTCGCCGTGGGCTATACCTTGGTCTACGGCGTGCTGCGGCTCATCAATTTCGCGCACTCGGAAGTGTTCATGCTCGGCTTGTTCGGGCAGCTGATCGGCTTGATGATTCTCGGGTTCTCGCCGGCGCCCGACGTGTATTCCCAGGGCGCTGCCCTGACGATCGTGTTCCTGGTCGGTGCGGGCTTGATCGGCGCGCTGGTCTCCGGCGGCGCCGCTGTCGGTTTGGAACGCGTCGCGTACCGCCCGCTGCGCCGCCGCGGCGCGAAACCGCTGAGCTTCCTGATCACCGCCATCGGCATGTCGTTCGTGCTGCAAGAATTCGTGCATTTCATCCTGCCGAAGATGAAGTTGCCCGAGAGCGCGGGCCCGATCGGGAGTACCGCGCTGGGCGGCACCAATGCCCAGCAGGGTGTTCAGTTGGTCGAGCAGACCGATCTGTTCGACTTCGGTGGCGCGTCCGTCACCAACATCATGATCATCATCGTGCTCGCCGCGGTGGTGCTGGCGATCGGCACCGAATACCTGATCAACCAAACGAAATTCGGCCGCGGCATTCGCGCCGTGGCCCAGGACCCGGACACCGCGACCCTGATGGGCGTGTCCCGGGAACGGGTCATCATGCTGACCTTCCTCATCGGCGGCCTGCTCGCCGGTGCGGCGGCGCTGCTGTACACGATCAAGATTCCGAACGGCATCATCTACTCCGGCGGGTTCATTCTCGGCATCAAGGCGTTCAGCGCGGCGGTGCTCGGCGGTATCGGCAACCTGCGCGGCGCGCTGCTCGGCGGCCTGATCCTCGGCGTGGTGGAGCAGTACGGCCAGTTGTTCTTCGGCACCCAGTGGCGCGACGTGGTCGCGTTCGTGGTGCTGGTGTTGGTGCTGATGGTGCGCCCGACCGGCATCCTCGGCGAAAGTCTCGGAAGGGCACGGGCATGA
- a CDS encoding ANTAR domain-containing response regulator: MSETAGGAGAKRDAGAKRVVVAEDEALIRMDLVEMLTEEGYLVVGEAGDGQQAVDLAVEHRPDLVIMDVKMPRRDGIDAAAEIASRRVAPVVILTAFSQRDLVERARDAGAMAYLVKPFTKSDLVPAIELAASRFHEITALESEVANLSDRLETRKLVERAKGVLMQTHGLSEPQAFKWIQRTAMDRRTTMKAVAEVVLENLTPK; the protein is encoded by the coding sequence ATGAGTGAGACAGCAGGGGGCGCCGGCGCGAAGCGCGACGCCGGGGCGAAGCGAGTCGTCGTTGCTGAAGATGAGGCGCTCATTCGGATGGATCTGGTGGAGATGCTGACCGAAGAGGGCTATCTGGTCGTCGGTGAGGCCGGTGACGGCCAGCAGGCGGTGGATCTGGCGGTGGAGCATCGCCCGGATCTGGTGATCATGGATGTGAAGATGCCGCGCCGGGACGGGATCGACGCCGCCGCCGAGATCGCGTCCAGACGTGTTGCGCCCGTGGTCATCCTGACCGCGTTCAGCCAGCGGGATCTGGTGGAGCGGGCCCGCGACGCCGGCGCCATGGCCTATCTGGTGAAGCCGTTCACCAAATCGGATCTGGTGCCCGCCATCGAATTGGCCGCCAGCCGCTTCCACGAGATCACCGCGCTGGAGAGCGAAGTCGCCAATCTGTCGGACCGGCTGGAGACCCGCAAGCTGGTCGAGCGCGCCAAGGGTGTGCTGATGCAGACGCACGGTCTCTCGGAACCGCAGGCGTTCAAGTGGATTCAGCGAACCGCGATGGATCGCCGCACTACGATGAAGGCGGTAGCCGAGGTAGTGCTGGAGAACTTGACGCCTAAGTGA
- a CDS encoding DUF885 domain-containing protein: protein MNSREELIDLADQYWDSKLEASPTAATLLGDHRFDDRIEDLSAEAEARISATYRDLLARVDALDPEALSAQDRITRSLLHAELTGTIDQLSWRPLEMASDQMAGVHAQLLTMAPQISALKPEHATALVQRHRQIGTMLDQAVERFRAGLAAGRAPALITVRRSLNQLDGYLDSDLTGDAFVTLDGPPDWDGEEAWRAELAQVAAEVIRPGFRRYREALAEELLPVARPDERAGLCWLGDDGADIYTRLLREHTTLPELSAEEIHRTGLAELAALRAEYAEIGARRFGTADLTEIFTRLRTDQDLRYRDADEIMTDARSALTAATAEMKNWFGRLPRESCDIVPVPEFLEADSPTAYYFPPPADGSRPGAYFVNRYQPTEQLRYETASVAYHEAIPGHHLQLAIANELDHLPRFQRQSFANTAFVEGWALYAERLADEMGLYADDLGRLGMLAGDSWRSCRLVVDTGIHALGWTRQQAVDFMIANAPVGEGHIRMEVDRYIAMPGQAVAYKVGQIEIRSRRADIERKLGNAFDIKSFHDIVLGSGSVSLPVLRELVATL from the coding sequence ATGAACTCCCGCGAAGAGTTGATCGACCTAGCCGACCAATACTGGGACAGCAAGCTCGAAGCGTCGCCCACCGCCGCGACGCTGCTCGGCGACCACCGCTTCGACGACCGCATCGAAGACCTGTCCGCCGAAGCCGAAGCGCGAATCAGCGCGACCTACCGCGACCTGCTGGCCCGGGTCGACGCTCTGGATCCGGAGGCGCTGAGCGCGCAGGACCGGATCACGCGCAGCCTGTTGCACGCCGAGTTGACCGGCACGATCGACCAATTGTCCTGGCGGCCATTGGAAATGGCCTCCGATCAGATGGCGGGCGTGCACGCGCAGCTGCTCACCATGGCGCCGCAGATCAGTGCGCTGAAACCGGAGCACGCGACGGCGCTGGTGCAACGGCATCGCCAGATCGGCACCATGCTGGACCAGGCGGTGGAACGCTTCCGCGCCGGATTGGCCGCGGGGCGCGCGCCGGCGCTGATCACCGTGCGGCGATCGCTGAATCAGCTCGACGGCTACCTGGATTCCGATCTCACCGGTGACGCGTTCGTCACCCTCGACGGTCCGCCGGACTGGGACGGCGAGGAAGCCTGGCGCGCCGAATTGGCCCAGGTGGCAGCCGAAGTCATCCGCCCGGGCTTCCGCCGCTACCGGGAGGCGCTCGCCGAGGAACTGCTGCCCGTCGCGCGCCCGGACGAGCGCGCGGGACTGTGCTGGCTCGGTGACGACGGCGCGGACATCTACACCCGGTTGTTGCGCGAGCACACCACGCTGCCCGAGCTGAGCGCCGAGGAGATCCACCGCACCGGCCTCGCCGAATTGGCGGCGCTGCGCGCGGAATACGCGGAGATCGGGGCGCGCCGATTCGGTACCGCCGACCTCACGGAGATCTTCACCCGGCTGCGCACCGACCAGGACCTGCGCTACCGCGACGCCGACGAGATCATGACCGACGCGCGCAGCGCCCTGACCGCGGCCACCGCGGAGATGAAGAACTGGTTCGGGCGGCTGCCCAGGGAATCCTGTGACATCGTGCCGGTACCGGAGTTCCTGGAAGCGGATTCGCCTACCGCCTACTACTTTCCGCCCCCGGCCGACGGCTCTCGTCCGGGCGCGTATTTCGTCAACCGCTACCAGCCGACCGAGCAGCTGCGCTACGAAACCGCCTCGGTCGCCTACCACGAGGCCATCCCGGGGCATCACCTCCAACTGGCCATCGCCAACGAACTCGACCACCTGCCGCGATTCCAGCGGCAGTCCTTCGCCAATACCGCGTTCGTCGAGGGCTGGGCGCTGTACGCAGAACGGCTGGCCGACGAAATGGGCTTGTACGCAGACGATCTCGGACGGCTGGGCATGCTCGCCGGTGACTCGTGGCGGTCCTGCCGGTTGGTTGTCGACACCGGTATCCACGCCCTGGGCTGGACGCGTCAGCAGGCCGTCGATTTCATGATCGCCAATGCGCCGGTGGGTGAGGGTCACATCCGGATGGAGGTCGACCGCTATATCGCCATGCCCGGACAGGCCGTCGCGTACAAGGTCGGACAGATCGAAATCCGATCCCGGCGAGCCGATATCGAGCGGAAGCTCGGAAACGCCTTCGATATCAAGAGTTTCCACGACATCGTGCTCGGCTCCGGATCGGTGAGCCTGCCGGTGCTGCGGGAACTCGTTGCCACACTGTGA
- a CDS encoding branched-chain amino acid ABC transporter permease — protein MTDLTKAAGPDSPAPQERRGIGDALRTWWDGLSRPGQWAVGVPFIILLALLPLFPPPLVDTPAYNFGLVMAKVAMFCLIAIGLNVVVGQAGLLDLGYVGFYAVGAYTVGLLTSKNSPWNQTDGGWLDPKWAWLACLPLAALVTAFSGLILGSPTLRLRGDYLAIVTLGFGEIVRLLADNLGEITNGSLGLSEVAYPRIGESEAKPNGVFSAGNVGDPDSSNLLDRASYGTYWYWLGMALIIVMLLIVGNLERSRVGRAWVAIREDEDVAEIMGVQTYKYKLWAFMIGAAVGGISGAIYAGQVQFVNPTRFDIVNSMLFLCAVVIGGQGNKLGVLAGAFIIAYLPDRLASVRMVNDEATGYTLLILDVAAFIALALYWKWAQKNRDLGGWPKRLVVSGMVFTGVMGALLVGSVLLFRPGGAQSLGDLKYLYFGIALVVMMILRPQGLFPVRQKLLTYGRQVYQAVRRPAQPETVGAGR, from the coding sequence ATGACGGACCTGACCAAAGCCGCGGGCCCGGATTCGCCCGCGCCGCAAGAACGTCGCGGTATCGGCGACGCCCTGCGCACCTGGTGGGATGGCCTCAGCCGTCCCGGGCAGTGGGCTGTCGGCGTGCCGTTCATCATCCTGCTGGCGCTGCTGCCGCTGTTCCCGCCACCGCTGGTGGACACCCCCGCCTACAACTTCGGCTTGGTGATGGCCAAGGTCGCGATGTTCTGCCTGATCGCGATCGGCCTCAATGTCGTTGTCGGCCAGGCAGGTTTGCTCGATCTCGGATATGTCGGTTTCTATGCAGTCGGTGCGTACACCGTCGGTCTGCTCACCTCCAAGAACAGTCCGTGGAATCAGACCGACGGCGGCTGGCTCGACCCGAAATGGGCTTGGCTGGCCTGTCTGCCGCTGGCCGCGTTGGTCACCGCGTTCTCCGGGCTGATACTCGGGTCACCGACGCTGCGGCTGCGCGGTGACTACCTCGCCATCGTGACGCTGGGCTTCGGTGAGATCGTCCGCTTGCTCGCCGACAACCTCGGCGAGATCACCAACGGCAGCCTCGGTCTGTCCGAGGTGGCGTACCCGCGCATCGGTGAGTCCGAGGCCAAGCCCAACGGCGTGTTCTCCGCGGGCAATGTTGGTGACCCGGATTCGTCGAATCTGCTCGACCGCGCCAGCTATGGAACCTATTGGTACTGGCTGGGTATGGCGCTGATTATCGTCATGCTGCTGATCGTCGGCAACCTGGAACGCAGCCGGGTCGGCCGCGCCTGGGTCGCGATCCGCGAGGACGAGGACGTCGCCGAGATCATGGGCGTGCAGACCTACAAATACAAGCTGTGGGCATTCATGATCGGCGCCGCGGTCGGCGGTATCTCGGGCGCGATCTACGCCGGGCAGGTGCAGTTCGTGAACCCGACCAGGTTCGACATCGTGAACTCGATGCTGTTCCTCTGCGCGGTCGTGATCGGCGGCCAGGGCAACAAACTCGGCGTATTGGCCGGCGCGTTCATCATCGCCTATCTACCGGACCGGCTGGCGTCGGTGCGAATGGTGAACGACGAGGCCACCGGGTACACGTTGCTCATCCTCGATGTGGCGGCGTTCATCGCCTTGGCGCTGTACTGGAAGTGGGCCCAGAAGAATCGAGACCTGGGCGGCTGGCCGAAACGGCTGGTGGTGAGCGGCATGGTGTTCACCGGCGTCATGGGCGCATTGCTGGTAGGCAGTGTGCTGCTGTTCCGGCCGGGCGGCGCGCAGTCGCTCGGCGACCTCAAATATCTGTACTTCGGTATCGCGTTGGTGGTGATGATGATTCTGCGTCCACAGGGTCTGTTCCCGGTGCGGCAGAAACTGCTCACCTACGGCCGGCAGGTCTACCAGGCGGTGCGCCGCCCGGCCCAGCCCGAGACGGTCGGAGCGGGACGATGA
- a CDS encoding branched-chain amino acid ABC transporter substrate-binding protein yields the protein MVFSAAAALVLSGCSDKSTDDGKATGTENGGALTIAPVVQVDTDGKEVAASSQSKAVDPAGDGKATCPAGTAIAFAGPLTGPNAQLGINIDYGVKVALKAHNDANPGCKIEYKAFDTEGDPQKATSVIPQIINDKSIIGLVGPTFSGETRATGKILSDAGLVATTASATNAGLTGNGWTHFFRGLANDDVQGPSVGKYLVNTAGYKKVCVVEDNSDYGTGLAKSIKEGLGAAADPSCAAAVKAGDKDFSATVTKIKAANADAVFYAGYYAEGAPFASQLKAAGVKSIFVGPDGVNDPQFIRQAGNAAKGATLTCPCGPAPEKFAKDYQALNNEAPGVYSVEGYDLATILFKGIDSGKVTRPDLLEFVRNYDGEGLARHYKWSPNGELSKALIWIYTVK from the coding sequence TTGGTTTTCAGCGCTGCCGCCGCGCTGGTGCTGTCCGGATGCAGTGACAAGTCGACCGATGATGGGAAGGCGACCGGGACCGAGAACGGCGGCGCTCTGACCATCGCGCCGGTCGTGCAGGTCGATACCGACGGCAAGGAAGTGGCGGCGTCGTCGCAGTCCAAGGCCGTCGACCCGGCCGGTGACGGCAAAGCGACTTGCCCCGCGGGCACGGCGATCGCCTTCGCCGGCCCGTTGACCGGCCCGAACGCGCAGCTCGGCATCAATATCGACTACGGCGTGAAGGTGGCGCTCAAGGCGCACAACGACGCGAACCCCGGGTGCAAGATCGAGTACAAGGCCTTCGACACCGAGGGTGATCCGCAGAAGGCCACCTCGGTGATTCCGCAGATCATCAACGACAAGTCGATCATCGGCCTGGTCGGCCCGACGTTCTCCGGTGAGACCAGGGCGACCGGCAAGATCCTCAGCGACGCGGGCCTGGTGGCGACCACGGCCTCGGCGACCAACGCGGGTCTGACGGGCAACGGCTGGACGCACTTCTTCCGCGGTTTGGCCAATGACGACGTGCAGGGCCCGTCGGTGGGCAAGTACCTGGTCAACACGGCCGGCTACAAGAAGGTCTGCGTTGTCGAGGACAACAGCGACTACGGCACCGGTCTGGCCAAGAGCATCAAGGAAGGCCTCGGCGCTGCCGCCGACCCGAGTTGTGCCGCCGCCGTCAAGGCCGGCGACAAGGACTTCTCCGCCACCGTCACCAAGATCAAGGCGGCCAACGCGGACGCGGTCTTCTACGCCGGCTACTACGCCGAGGGCGCGCCGTTCGCGTCGCAGCTCAAGGCCGCCGGTGTGAAGTCAATCTTCGTCGGCCCGGACGGTGTGAACGACCCGCAGTTCATCAGGCAGGCCGGTAACGCGGCCAAGGGCGCCACCCTCACCTGCCCGTGTGGCCCGGCCCCGGAGAAGTTCGCCAAGGATTACCAGGCGCTCAACAACGAGGCGCCCGGCGTGTATTCGGTCGAGGGCTATGACCTGGCGACGATCCTGTTCAAGGGCATCGACAGCGGCAAGGTTACTCGCCCGGATCTGCTCGAGTTCGTGCGCAACTACGACGGTGAGGGCCTGGCCCGCCACTACAAGTGGAGCCCGAACGGCGAGCTGTCCAAAGCGCTCATCTGGATTTACACGGTCAAGTAG
- a CDS encoding tyrosine-type recombinase/integrase, with translation MARISNSRMGRRAGTAHGTGRCRVRAPDHRRDSTNDEPDDRDSPQTSRRPPTRRNPRVGIEDRWFPTVVVVDPVTGKKKKEKVKSEERFGKGKRWRARYVDPNGIERHRSFTVKNDAKKFLDSDVTTKVVTGTWVDPDRSGVLFEVVAEKWFATKKFRKPKTVAGYRSLLDTVVLPRWRAVPLREIEFEDIQEWVVNLSVSGSSRFEGRGLSASRVIQSYQVLGQVLRFAVKAKRLAVNPAEDIDLPSMLSGERRYLTHLEVMRVAQVAGRFRPLVMTLAYTGIRFGEAIALRVANVDVDNRRIRVSRSATRVTGAGMVETDTKNHTTRSVPVPRVLAEELKSLLSGRRPDAFVFGSHKGGHLTSTEFRWVFDQAAKDVGLEGVVPHSLRHTAASLAISAGANIKVVQKMLGHKTATLTLDLYGHLFPDDLDTVADGMDAGAKAAADQLRTA, from the coding sequence ATGGCGCGAATCAGCAATTCTAGGATGGGTCGCCGAGCAGGAACAGCTCACGGCACGGGGCGGTGTCGCGTGAGGGCCCCGGACCACCGCCGCGACAGCACAAACGATGAGCCGGATGACCGCGACAGCCCGCAGACATCCCGACGGCCACCCACGCGCCGAAATCCACGAGTCGGCATCGAGGACCGTTGGTTCCCCACCGTGGTGGTCGTCGATCCCGTCACGGGCAAGAAAAAGAAGGAGAAGGTCAAGTCCGAGGAGCGGTTCGGCAAAGGCAAGCGGTGGCGTGCCCGCTACGTCGATCCGAACGGCATCGAACGCCACCGTTCGTTCACCGTGAAGAACGATGCCAAGAAGTTCCTCGACAGCGACGTGACCACAAAGGTGGTCACCGGCACCTGGGTCGACCCGGATCGTAGTGGTGTGCTTTTCGAGGTGGTGGCCGAAAAATGGTTCGCCACCAAGAAGTTCCGGAAGCCGAAGACCGTGGCAGGATATCGCTCGCTGCTCGACACTGTGGTGCTGCCACGGTGGAGGGCGGTGCCGCTGCGGGAAATCGAGTTCGAGGACATCCAGGAATGGGTGGTCAACCTCTCGGTGTCGGGGAGTTCGAGATTCGAGGGCCGCGGGCTGTCGGCGTCCCGGGTAATCCAGTCCTATCAGGTCCTCGGCCAGGTGTTGCGGTTCGCGGTGAAGGCCAAGCGGCTGGCAGTGAATCCAGCGGAGGATATCGATCTGCCGTCGATGCTGTCGGGGGAGCGGCGTTATCTGACACATCTCGAAGTAATGCGAGTGGCGCAGGTCGCCGGCCGATTCCGGCCGCTGGTAATGACTCTGGCCTATACCGGCATTCGGTTCGGCGAAGCAATTGCCTTGCGGGTGGCAAACGTCGACGTGGACAACCGGCGAATCCGGGTGAGCCGCTCGGCCACCCGGGTCACCGGCGCAGGCATGGTGGAGACCGATACGAAGAACCACACGACCCGATCGGTGCCGGTGCCGCGGGTCCTCGCTGAGGAGTTGAAAAGCCTGCTGAGCGGCCGCCGACCCGACGCGTTCGTATTCGGCAGCCACAAGGGCGGTCACCTGACCTCAACGGAATTCCGCTGGGTGTTCGATCAGGCGGCGAAAGATGTGGGTTTGGAAGGTGTTGTGCCACATAGCCTTCGGCACACCGCCGCATCGCTGGCGATCAGCGCTGGGGCGAACATCAAGGTGGTGCAGAAGATGCTGGGCCACAAGACGGCGACGCTGACCCTGGATCTCTATGGGCACCTGTTCCCGGATGATCTCGACACCGTGGCCGACGGGATGGATGCCGGAGCGAAAGCTGCTGCGGACCAATTGCGGACTGCATGA
- a CDS encoding ABC transporter ATP-binding protein: MVVNYGRIQALHGISLKVAEGELVTLLGANGAGKTTTMRALSGLLPLTRGKILFQGRDITGVKAHERVTDGLIQAPEGRGVFPGMTVQENLDMGCYGRPFKVKAECDQTLEWVFELFPRLSERRKQVGGTLSGGEQQMLAIGRSLMARPRLLLLDEPSMGLAPMVIQQIFRIISEINRQGTTVLMVEQNAQQALVRSDRAYILETGEVTKSGTGGDLLVDSAVKSAYLGVG; the protein is encoded by the coding sequence ATGGTCGTCAACTACGGCAGAATCCAAGCGCTGCACGGCATTTCGCTGAAGGTGGCGGAGGGTGAGCTGGTCACGCTGCTCGGCGCCAACGGCGCCGGCAAGACGACCACCATGCGGGCGCTGTCCGGGCTCTTGCCGCTGACCCGCGGCAAGATCTTGTTCCAGGGCCGCGACATCACCGGTGTGAAGGCGCACGAACGGGTGACCGACGGGCTGATCCAGGCGCCGGAGGGCCGCGGTGTGTTCCCCGGCATGACGGTGCAGGAAAACCTCGACATGGGTTGCTACGGTCGGCCTTTCAAGGTGAAGGCGGAGTGCGACCAGACCCTCGAATGGGTGTTCGAGCTCTTCCCCCGTCTGTCCGAACGCCGCAAGCAGGTCGGCGGCACGCTGTCCGGCGGTGAGCAGCAGATGCTGGCGATCGGACGATCCCTGATGGCCCGGCCCCGGCTGCTGCTGCTCGACGAGCCGTCGATGGGGTTGGCGCCCATGGTGATCCAGCAGATCTTCCGGATCATCAGCGAGATCAACCGGCAGGGCACCACCGTGCTGATGGTGGAACAGAACGCGCAGCAGGCCCTGGTGCGCAGCGACCGTGCCTACATTTTGGAGACCGGCGAGGTCACCAAGTCCGGTACGGGCGGCGATCTGCTGGTCGATTCGGCGGTGAAATCGGCCTATCTGGGTGTGGGTTAG
- a CDS encoding SLOG family protein has protein sequence MKKLRILLTGSRSWTDRTTVHQALAEHHNQDIALTVVHGDNPHGADRIARNWCIRHTDVTEERHPADWERHGKAAGPIRNAHMVELGADLVLAFPLPSSRGTHDCINRAKTAGIPIRIVPPGGPSEQGGLW, from the coding sequence ATGAAGAAGCTACGCATTCTCCTCACCGGTTCCCGCAGCTGGACCGACCGCACCACCGTCCACCAGGCACTGGCCGAACACCACAACCAAGACATCGCGCTCACCGTTGTCCACGGCGACAACCCACACGGCGCAGACCGCATCGCACGAAACTGGTGCATCCGTCACACCGACGTGACCGAAGAACGTCACCCCGCCGACTGGGAACGCCACGGCAAGGCAGCCGGACCGATCCGCAACGCCCACATGGTCGAGCTCGGCGCCGACCTCGTCCTCGCCTTCCCACTCCCGAGCTCCCGCGGCACCCACGACTGCATCAACCGCGCAAAAACCGCAGGGATCCCCATACGGATCGTGCCCCCGGGTGGCCCGAGCGAGCAGGGTGGCCTGTGGTGA
- a CDS encoding DUF2786 domain-containing protein, whose product MTPTQARDKVAKLRAHAASVDGTPEAALFYAKADELASQHGLPLTSQTQTTPQPPRPDDQVTPTAATTKTTTTPRRTTTMPNTATTKPTRPATDGTMRHAFTPRTRAAFGRNSEPGTEIKFYIVAIEEEPDRDFHTKATKFNEDGTPRMVPILIIQTDGTTKPYGPGLRKMWVRSGIADALIGACLDAGTRKPEVGGRGTIRYDGLGEPPARNFAAPKLYSATYEPPIDQEAC is encoded by the coding sequence GTGACACCCACGCAAGCCCGCGACAAGGTCGCCAAACTCCGCGCCCACGCCGCCAGCGTCGACGGCACCCCCGAAGCCGCCCTCTTCTACGCCAAAGCTGACGAACTCGCCAGCCAGCACGGCTTACCGCTCACCTCGCAAACCCAAACCACACCGCAACCGCCACGACCCGACGACCAAGTCACGCCCACCGCCGCCACCACGAAAACCACCACGACGCCGAGGAGAACCACGACCATGCCCAACACCGCCACCACCAAGCCCACCCGCCCGGCCACCGACGGCACCATGCGCCACGCCTTCACCCCGCGCACCCGCGCCGCTTTCGGACGCAACAGCGAACCCGGCACCGAAATCAAGTTCTACATCGTCGCCATCGAGGAAGAGCCCGACCGCGACTTCCACACCAAGGCCACGAAATTCAACGAAGACGGCACCCCGCGCATGGTGCCGATCCTGATCATCCAAACCGACGGCACCACCAAGCCCTACGGCCCCGGCCTGCGCAAGATGTGGGTCCGCAGCGGCATCGCCGACGCCCTCATCGGCGCCTGCCTCGACGCCGGCACCCGCAAACCCGAGGTCGGCGGCCGAGGCACCATCCGCTACGACGGCCTGGGTGAACCCCCGGCGCGGAACTTCGCCGCCCCCAAGCTCTACAGCGCCACCTACGAGCCACCCATCGACCAGGAGGCCTGCTGA